The Drosophila sulfurigaster albostrigata strain 15112-1811.04 chromosome 3, ASM2355843v2, whole genome shotgun sequence genomic sequence CCGCGATACCCAGAAGACGGGCATTGCCAAGAAGTGCTACAATCAGGCCAAAAGCATTTACATTGACTTTAACGACAATCACAGCAAGAAGACGGCTGTTTTTCTCATGGGAAAACTGCTGGCCGACGAGATTACGCCACTCTACATGGCCATGTTGAAGGCATCGAATTCGCGTTATTGCGCCTTCTTCAATCTGCGACAATGGAAGAATCGCTGTCGTCCCTTCTGGCATAATTTGGGCCACGAGATCATCAAACAGGAAAAGGACAGTATCTACTGTCTGCTCGAGGAGGAGAAAGAGGATCCCGTCTACGTGCCAGAATTTCCCGATCTTGAAGGCAACACATTCAAAGTTGAAGAAGGTGACATATGAATTAAGTTGTTCTCTgctaaattgttattgtttttatattattaagttGCATACAAGACTGAGTTTAGAACTGCACTGAAATCATTTTAAACGGCAATTTTTAGTGCAGATCTAAACGCAGTTGATTGCCAGATTAAAGTCTTAAATGCtccaaaatattaatagatCCTCgcacataaattcaattttgtttgctgctgcattcagcaacagtaacagtaacaaaTTGTTAGCGGTAACAATAACATGGCAGCAACCACCCACAGCAACTGCGGCAGCAttgacaacagcaacttgcTGAAAGCTGCGTTTCAACGTTGCAGTTTCGACGGGGCCGCAACAAATGTTGCCGTCGCATGCCGGGATGAAGTGTGGGTTGTAAATTGGCAATGTAATGCGAGCTGCAATAAATTCTCAAACAACATGTCGGCGgaaaattctttaaaacaTTTCCAAACTGCATATTTGTCATGGCAAACACACGTACACGCTTGTTGTTCGCTTGTATTTGTGCCCATACATATGTCTGCGAGtgtggacagacggacagaaagtggctttaataacaaataacattaaaaagcATAAAGCATAAAGCGAAACAATGATACTCTTCCCTGTAGTTTTAAAACCTTATGGCTGGActgaaaatcataaaaaaataaatcaaaaataattatcagTACAATAATAGGATAATGTCTTACAATTCAATTCTTCtggaaatatacatatataatttatctattttgtgttataacttttttattacGATTTGCTGTCTTATTcatatgcgtatacgtaattttatCAATGTAATATGAAGTGCTTTATGTTTACTTTTGCGTCATTTcgtattaatttcttttttattcataGTCGAGTTTTAGCTTTACGTATAAGTAATTTTGTTAATCTAATATAAAGTGGTTACActttacgtatacttaattttatgAAGCTACTATGGAAGCTTCAACTTTACGTAATCTGAATTTTATTAAGATTAACActttatatacttatttacGATTCTTTTTATCTTTCAATATACACCTTATCCTTACAAGACAAACCtaacattatatttattattgtttacgATTTATCATTTTCCATATTTTACTAccttacgtatacgtaatttttgTAATCTTGACCTTTacgtatactttattttatatatctaATTTGAATAGCTTCTACTTTACGTACATTGAATTAAGATTAACActacataaatttattcattttcactgcattacgtatacgtaatatcaAAACTGGATCtgatattacgcatacgtaaTGATCCTTACATACACGTAATTTAAACAATACAAACCCAGCtttatattgatttgattACTATTCATCTTTCATTATATTTCCCTAccttacgtatacgtaatttcaTTGAGCCCTTCCGCAACTAATAGTAACCCTATTGAATGAAAAGTCAGAAAGTCTCTGAAATCGATGTAATCCAAGCGTGAAATCGATATGGCGTTTGTGCTTttatatattgcaaatattttgactCGCTAAATAGTGCaataatatgcataaaatacgaataattaaattctgaACTTTGCAAACTGCAGCAgattattaaaatgcatatgGCAAATAGTTTGGCATCGTGTATTATCTGCAGCCACACATCTTCAAAGCGCCGCAACGTAGTGACCTGATTTACCagttatttatagtttttatcaTATTATGTATTAAATCTATTCATAAACTCACAAATATATTGCATAATTACAAAGCCACAAAGCCAAAAGCCCTTTTTTCTCCACTCTCCGCCTTCTGCATTCAACgcaatattttgtgtgtgtgtgtgtgagtgtgtgtgttgttcgGAGCGTCAGAGGGAGAAAAGTTGCCATCGAGTTGCAACAGAAAAGttggcaaatgaaaataaatgccTAAAGTtggttaattaaaatgaaaatgaaaggCACTCAGTTTGACTCAGCTCGACTCGGCTCGCACTTCACGAGAATTTTCGCCCAAGCCAAACAGCAGTAACAATTAAATGAAGAATTCGTAGACCAGAATTTGCAACCTGTTTTCATAGAATTAGCCATCTAAAATGCAAATGGTGCCAATCCACAAAAGTTTCggtaacaaacaaaattccaAATGATTAAAAGCATATTCAGAACTTGAGATTAATGTTAAACTATAAGCCAGAAAAGGCAGCCACTTAGCCACATACTAGCAGCATAATTTTGCTTGTGATACAGCGCATTATTAGGTCaactatgtatgtacatttctCAGTCCTCTCCCGCATATCTTGAGCGGGAAGTTTTCCAAAAACTTTGTCAATTAAAACTTTAGGGCTCGAGGCAAGCGAATTGCTATGTGACTCGcgaaataatacaaataactaAATTGAATGTGGTCAAATGATTTGTATAGCGATTTAATGTCGCCGAAATTCACTTAGAGTGCgccatttgatttgcatatttccgtttttctatttaaatgcAAGAATTccttgttaaataaataaattagatgTTTATTGCACCTTTGGCTGCGAGGCAGTAACGATCTTAAAGTAACCATGCGACAGATAAATCTGAGGATCGGAGGGTCCGCTGCCATCTGGATTTGTCTTCCAGCTAATTGTGAGACATGGTTCGCCAGGCTGTGGATCTTTTTCGATGGTTATCTGATAGTTCTTTGCATCCTCGGGGCTCGCATTGTGCTTAATGAATATGAATGGGCGTTGCTTCGCAGGCTCATCCGGAGGCGTCACTGTCAAAGTTGAAGAAGGAAAGTAGAGTGAATTATAGCGACGCATTCTCAGATTTAAATCCACTTACATGGCTGGCAACGAGCTGATGGcggaaagaaaacaaacagcagcagcatcagcagtagCAGCATTAGAGACTTGTGCaatgtttttgatttcataatttcgaaatgaaatataaacaaaaagcgcgaacaacagcaatagaaaCTAATGAAAGCGTCggatttgttttatatactaGATGCTGCACGCGTCTCTATATAAGAATGAACGACTCGACTCGTATTACGCgtatgtacaataattatCAAAACAACGTCTTGAATCAACGCGATCGCAACTCGAACTGCCGGAGGTTTGAGCGCTTTCAAACGGATGAAGCTGCAAGTTGAATGCGTCTCTCTTACTCACTATCGTTCTCACTTCtaatctcgctctctctttataTATAAGGTATATGCTTATTTTCATAGAATTATTTCACCTGAATTCAGAGAATTATGAGCTTATCGGCTGTTTAGGCTTGAATGAATTACTCATATACCACATATAATCAGAATTGAGATTGAGACTGACAGCTGAAATTGTAAACAAAGCCGCGCAATTGATTGTGGCTGTATCAATATGACTAAACGCTCGCTTgactgctgctactgttgctgatAGAGAGACCAACatgaactgagctgagctacACACAAAGAGAACACTTTATGGCTTCCACTGCGCTTTTGAGGTCGTAGACCATCAGCAAGAATTTTTGTAATGCAACAGATAATTCCAGTATAAAGtggaatttaataaattgagtctatatttcatttcacattcttaattcaaaattattcaaattcaaaatatggcGCCATTTGAAGCGGAGATAAAATTGCACTGCTTTCTGACATACAACAGCTTACCATTGAGAGCAACCGCATGTACTGCTTTTCTGCTTCGTACTTCTTTTCTTGAAATTGTAGAAAATAATCATTTGCTAAAATATCAATTGCACATCTGCAGCGCATGTCATAGATCGAccgatttcaatttaatatacgtATCCCAATATAACAGACGCGATTACTGCTTGCTATGTGCACTGCTTGTGCGTATTTCACTGCTTGCTTCATTTAAGTTGCAAAACATATTTGCTAGATGGCGCCAATCCTTGTTTGTTAACTGCTTGCGACCTTTTAGTTACATTGTGTATCTGCTAGATGGCGTATATCTTTGTATGTTCACTGCTTGCAACATTTCTGTTGCAATACGTATGTGCTAAATGGCGCCACTCTTTCCTCACTGCTTTCTGCGACATATCTGCTAGATGGCGCCCATCTTTGTT encodes the following:
- the LOC133844290 gene encoding uncharacterized protein LOC133844290 — translated: MKSKTLHKSLMLLLLMLLLFVFFPPSARCQPLTPPDEPAKQRPFIFIKHNASPEDAKNYQITIEKDPQPGEPCLTISWKTNPDGSGPSDPQIYLSHGYFKIVTASQPKVQ